The Clostridia bacterium DNA window AAACACCCAAAAAAGGACAAACACCCAAAAACTGCGATAAAATTATGTTATTAATTAAAACTGCACTAATAATAATTAAAATCATTTCCCGCATTTTTTAATCCTCCTTTCTCAATGACCACTGACTTCCTGTGCCATTTCTCGATCCACTCTTATTTTATGATTTTTTTTCACTTTCCTATTTTGTAAGCAATTTAAAAAACCTAAAATACTACCTAAAGTTAAAAAAGCACCTGGAGGCAAAATCATAATTAAAGCCGCAGTAGTAGAACCTGGCATTACAGGATAACCCATAAAAGTTCCGGCACCCAAAACTTCCCTACATGCAGCTACAACTACCAAAGCCAAAGTATAACCTAAACCCATTCCCAAACCATCTAAAATAGAAGGAAATAACGGGTTTTTACTGGCAAAAGCCTCGGCCCGTCCTAAAATAATACAATTAACTACAATCAAAGGAATGAAAATACCCAAACTAGCAAATAAATCCGGTAAATAAGCTTGTAAAATCATTTCTGTTAAAGTAACAAATGAAGCAATAATTACTATATAACAAGGAATCCGAATACTATCCGGAATTAGTTTACGCAATAATGAAATCACAATATTAGAAGCCAAAAGTACACTAGTAAAAGCGATCCCCATACCTACCGCATTATCAACAGAAGTTGTAATCGCTAAAGCCGGACACATCCCCAAAGCCAAACGAAAAAGAGGGTTTTCACTGATAATTCCTTTAGTAAATTCTTTACCCATTTATATTCCCCTCCTCACTACAAAAATGAGCCTTAAAATGCCGCCGGGCAGCATTTACCCCATCAGTAACAGCCTGTGATGAAATAGTTGCCGAAGTAATCGCCAAGATTTGATTATCCTGCAAGGGCTCACGATTTACAACCTGTAAATCCTGGGAAATGCCTTTATTTCGAAAACGATCCGTAAAGAAACTTTTTTGCACTTGATCTCCCAAGCCCGGGGTTTCGGACTGTTGTAAAATTTTAATGGCTGTAATTTTGGGAGTAGTAATTTCAAAACCAGCCAATAATTGAATTCGTCCATTATAACCAACAGGTTCCACCGTATAAATTACACCCACCAATTTATCCTGCTGATAAACTGTGTTAACTTCCGCAATTACCGGATCTTCCGGTAAATATTTTTCAGTTTCGTCAATAATTTCTTCGGCCTGACTAAAGACCTCCCGAAAACTTCTCAGCTTTTCTTCTAGGAGTTGTTGGTCAATTAAAGGTTGTGTAAATTGATGCACATAGGCAATAGCCAAACCGGCAATAGCAGCCACCAAGCATAAAAAGAGACCTAATTTCAATGATTTACGCACTTCTGCCAACACCTCCAAAAACACGCCTTTTAGTATAGCGATCTATCAAGGGTGTAGCCATATTCATTAACAAAATCGAATAACAAACCCCCTCTGGATAACCACCTTGCAGCCTAATCAATACAGTCAAAAGTCCACAGCCAATCCCGAAAACCAATTTTCCCTTGGGGGTAATGGGACTTGTTACCCAATCAGTAGCCATAAAAAAGGCCCCCAAAATT harbors:
- a CDS encoding electron transport complex subunit RsxA; translation: MREMILIIISAVLINNIILSQFLGVCPFLGV
- a CDS encoding electron transport complex subunit E; the encoded protein is MGKEFTKGIISENPLFRLALGMCPALAITTSVDNAVGMGIAFTSVLLASNIVISLLRKLIPDSIRIPCYIVIIASFVTLTEMILQAYLPDLFASLGIFIPLIVVNCIILGRAEAFASKNPLFPSILDGLGMGLGYTLALVVVAACREVLGAGTFMGYPVMPGSTTAALIMILPPGAFLTLGSILGFLNCLQNRKVKKNHKIRVDREMAQEVSGH
- a CDS encoding RnfABCDGE type electron transport complex subunit G, whose protein sequence is MRKSLKLGLFLCLVAAIAGLAIAYVHQFTQPLIDQQLLEEKLRSFREVFSQAEEIIDETEKYLPEDPVIAEVNTVYQQDKLVGVIYTVEPVGYNGRIQLLAGFEITTPKITAIKILQQSETPGLGDQVQKSFFTDRFRNKGISQDLQVVNREPLQDNQILAITSATISSQAVTDGVNAARRHFKAHFCSEEGNING